The DNA region GGTTGGAACGGCCAGGAACTCATCTGCCAGAATGCGGACGCGCTCCCCCAGAATCTGTGACGTAGACACTCCCAGATTTTCTCGGCTGGGAGCGCTTCCCCGTCGTTATGCAGGTGCAACTCCTGAGTGCTGGTCAGCCTCCAACCCCAAGGCACACGGTGGACCAGAAGTTTCCAAAATTTTCACTCCCTGACGCGCATGCTGACCGCGATGAACGAGCGGGCGTTACGCAACGCTGTCATCGCATTCACCTGTCAACTGGGGCCTCAGATTGACCACGTTTCTCGCCCGTCTTGCGTCGCTTCGCTCCAGCGGGGCCGCGGGACCCTTCAGGGGGCTGCCCAAAAGGGCGCCTACCTACTGCGTTACCAGAAGGAGATCCACCATGAAGAAACCCGTTGCTGTTGTCGCCCTCGCTGCCCTGATCACTGCCACGAGCGTTTCCGCTGCCCAGAACCCGGTGCCAATGTACAACACCGTCAGCACGGGCAGCACTGAGAACGAGATCACGCCCCAGGCTGTTCCTGCTGCGGCCGCCGCCGCTGTGGGTGTGCAACTCGTGCGTGCTGCAGCCGCAGCAGGTGTGTTTACCGTGTTCTCCGAAGGCGTCAAGAACCTGTCCGAGGCGTACAAGAACTTCTCCAAGGGCAGCATCGCTCCCGAAATGGAATACGTACCGCTGAGCGAAACCGTGCTGGACTGATCGGATCAGGTTGGTGGGGCCACGGAACGCAAATGCCCATGGCCCCATCAGCAGGAATTTTCCTTCTGGCCGGCTTCAAACTCCCTCGTTTCCTATACCGAATTGTGGGGATAACGTATGCTCAAGAAAGCGCTTTACTTTATGGCTCTTCTAATCTTTACGGGTTACTTTGCTGCAACAGCGCTATTTGTCAGCCCAGCCAATCCTATCAAAACTCAGACCAACGTCCACAATCAAATCATTGGTAAATATTTCTACCAAGATTGGGGTCTATTCGCCCCCAATCCAATCTCCTCAAGTGTAGAAGTGCACTTACAGTGCCTATCAAACACAAAAGTTACACACTTAATCAACGTCTCCAAGGGCATATGGCAGCGCCATCAGAAAAACCGCGTTTCTCCCTATGACCGCATTGGACGCGTTCTTGGGAACTACGGGCACAGCATCATCAGTGTGAGCCGTCAGGAGGTCCTTGCAAGCCAGGAATGCAGCAATGACCCAGGTTCCGGAGCTTGCAAGCGCTCCAAACGGCTCAGAAAGAGTGCCGTCGATTTCGCCACACGCGGACTGACCCGCGTGGCCAGTGGGTTCTGCGGTGACCAGGCTATTGCAACTGGCCACACCTTCGACCGCGCTCAGATCTACTTGTCCTTGACCCCTGTGAACCGTTGGTCGAAACGTCACGACCCTCCCAGGGAAGCAGAGTTCATTGACGTGGGCGAACACCCGCTGGTGGCCGTGGCTGCGCCAGGTATTTGGAGGTAAGCCATGAAGACGCTATCCCATGACAACACGCAGGCTGCACGGCGCCCCACGCTGGTGAGGCAGCTGGAATCCAAATTGTTCAACACGGTCGGCGTGCGTCTGCTACAGATTTTTGTTGGCTCGGCCATCGCGTACCGGTGTCTGACTGAGCTGGCGTACGTTCCCTACTTCTACGGGCAGGCCGGACCCATGATGTCCGGTACCGGCAGTCTCCTCGGACCACACCTGGGGGCAGCCGTCGACCAGCTCGTTTACTCTCCGCTTGGAATCTACCTGTTCTTCGGGTTATGGCTTGCAGGGGGTCTGGGCCTCGTCCTGGGGTATAAGCCTCGCCTGGCCACCCTTCTGGCCCTGGTCGGCTACCTGTGGGCAGAGGCACGCAGCATTACACATGACGGTGGAGACAATGTGCTGCGGATCGTCCTGCTTTACATGCTGCTGCTGCGTACATCACCCGGGCGGGCGGGCCCGGGCCGCTTCTTCCACAACCTGGCGGTAATTGGCATCTACGTACAGCTGTGCTTGCTGTACTTCGTGGCTGGCACCCTCAAACTGGACGGTGACGTCTGGAAGAACGGTACAGCCCTGTACTACGTTACCCAGGTCAATTGGTTTACGCCCCCGTGGCCGTGGATGCAAGAACTCTTCAAAAACCCTTGGGTGGTCACAGCCGCAACGTACAGCGCGGTGATCTACCAAGTCGGCTTCCCGTTCATGCTATTTAACCGTTTCCACCTCGTGTGGGTGCCCATCGGGCTGGCTTTTCATCTTGGAATTGGGGTGGCTATGGGCCTAGTGTCGTTCTCTCTGGCCATGATGGGCCTTGTGCTCTTCACTGTGCGGGACAGCGAGTGGGCAGCCTTGGCGGGCTGGGTAGAACGTGCACTACAGTCGAAGCACCTTCGGCGGCTGCGGTGGAATTCGGCTCTCCTGCGGGGAGTGCAGCGCTTCTCGGCATCGGCAGTGCGTCCACTGACAACGGCAGACGGATCCACTCGTGAGGTCAGCTCCTAATGGCGCGCGCTGAGCAGGTACGGACGTTCACTCTCCGCAGTTCATTCTGGCCGTGGGACATTGCCGCCGACGAGTCGCTGGCGCTCCTGCTCCCCCTCCCGACGTCCGATGGGCGCCAGCAAGTTCTTGACCTCCACTACGATGGGCCGGGCACAGCAGCCCGTGATTCCCGCGGCAACCAACTGGTCAGCGTCACGTTGCCACGTGGCATTCGCCCGACATTTACGGCCAGATTGACGTTGCGTCCACACCAGTTCGGCGTCGACCGCCTGGAATTGCCTGGACCCGTCGCCGCCGACCTGAACGAGGAGGTACTGGTTCCCCTGACACCAGAAATCCGGGAGCTCGCCCAGACGCTCACGCAAGGTGAGACCACGGCCGAGGAGCGAGCCCGCACATTTTTCCGATACGTGCGTGACCACGTGACTTACCAGTACCCGCCCGAGGCTCGGGGGGCACAGTGCACCCTGACCCGTCGGCGGGGGGACTGCGGGGAATACGCCGTGCTGTTCACAGCGCTGTGTCGCGCCGCCGGCATCCCAGCGCGGCCAGTGTACGGGTGGATCATCACCCCTTGGCTGTCCACCCCCCACGCGTGGGCCGAGGTGTGGCTTGATGCCCATGGCTGGTGCCCAGTAGACGCGAACTTGGCCCGTGAATACCGGTACTGGTCA from Deinococcus terrestris includes:
- a CDS encoding DUF5819 family protein codes for the protein MLKKALYFMALLIFTGYFAATALFVSPANPIKTQTNVHNQIIGKYFYQDWGLFAPNPISSSVEVHLQCLSNTKVTHLINVSKGIWQRHQKNRVSPYDRIGRVLGNYGHSIISVSRQEVLASQECSNDPGSGACKRSKRLRKSAVDFATRGLTRVASGFCGDQAIATGHTFDRAQIYLSLTPVNRWSKRHDPPREAEFIDVGEHPLVAVAAPGIWR
- a CDS encoding transglutaminase-like domain-containing protein, producing the protein MARAEQVRTFTLRSSFWPWDIAADESLALLLPLPTSDGRQQVLDLHYDGPGTAARDSRGNQLVSVTLPRGIRPTFTARLTLRPHQFGVDRLELPGPVAADLNEEVLVPLTPEIRELAQTLTQGETTAEERARTFFRYVRDHVTYQYPPEARGAQCTLTRRRGDCGEYAVLFTALCRAAGIPARPVYGWIITPWLSTPHAWAEVWLDAHGWCPVDANLAREYRYWSHVLDVPKDPEFFFGSLDGYRVVFTRGTGLPWPAAATAEPAAEPVKLDPALALKIDGREVHYWQELVGGRVPYVQLPYVLIHRPASTLKKHMGKVYTFEHRPERWIPPPNLIALATWCLQPKVFIASFIAGLIAVTVQTFLPEQGGLAGAMGMMAWTLRILTDVFTLLLFLAVAAGFLMARGRNDYVTRGVTLLFIGGVIVYIMLPRWFDTL